A window of Sphingobacterium sp. SRCM116780 contains these coding sequences:
- a CDS encoding LacI family DNA-binding transcriptional regulator, whose product MKKITLKDIAIALNLSVSTVSKALSDSHEINKDTKKKIAAYARKHNYQYNTLARSLKTGKTNIIGVIVSTISNSFFSQILEGIEESSLMQQYNVIIMQSRENPAIEKKCIDILYSKGVDGILISPVSDSANLNYLQQLHQTDCPIVIFDRINNHLNTFKIGIDNKKAAKRATQELINRNYRNILHITGLNNGVTNERLTGFQEALKQNNITFQEHNLLRCDLSQIEIVENQILNKLTKLKQANKSPDAIFTATDLLTNRTIGLLAQQKIKIPDEIALIGFSNTNYAFSFNPPLTCISQPAKNIGKLAIEKMINILDLRMKKREIVYETIALEAELIIRESI is encoded by the coding sequence ATGAAAAAAATAACCCTTAAAGATATTGCAATTGCGTTAAACTTATCAGTATCTACTGTTTCCAAAGCCCTCTCTGATAGTCATGAAATCAATAAGGATACAAAAAAGAAAATTGCCGCTTATGCTCGTAAACATAATTATCAGTATAACACATTAGCAAGAAGCTTAAAAACAGGTAAAACGAACATTATAGGTGTTATTGTCTCGACCATTAGCAATTCATTCTTTTCTCAGATTTTGGAGGGAATCGAAGAGTCGTCTCTGATGCAACAATATAATGTTATTATCATGCAGAGTAGAGAGAATCCTGCTATAGAAAAAAAATGTATTGATATTTTATATTCTAAAGGAGTCGATGGTATATTAATTTCACCCGTATCTGATAGTGCAAACTTAAACTATCTACAACAACTGCATCAGACAGACTGCCCGATTGTAATTTTCGATCGTATCAATAACCATCTCAATACCTTCAAAATAGGAATAGACAATAAAAAAGCTGCAAAAAGAGCTACCCAAGAACTTATTAATAGAAATTACAGAAATATCTTACATATAACGGGACTTAATAATGGCGTTACAAATGAACGACTTACAGGTTTCCAAGAAGCCCTCAAACAAAATAACATCACTTTCCAAGAGCATAATCTTTTAAGATGTGATCTTTCACAAATAGAAATTGTAGAAAACCAAATCTTAAATAAGCTAACTAAATTAAAACAAGCGAATAAAAGTCCAGATGCAATTTTTACAGCAACTGATTTATTGACAAATAGAACTATAGGTTTGCTTGCGCAACAAAAAATAAAAATACCAGATGAAATTGCCTTAATTGGTTTTTCAAATACCAACTATGCTTTTTCCTTTAACCCTCCGTTAACTTGTATTTCTCAACCAGCTAAAAATATCGGAAAGTTAGCCATTGAGAAAATGATTAATATATTAGACTTACGTATGAAAAAGAGAGAAATTGTTTATGAAACAATAGCATTAGAGGCTGAACTAATTATTCGTGAATCTATCTAG
- a CDS encoding sulfatase yields the protein MKCNLCISFILLCILNSFSSSAQTVKSKKPNIIFILSDDHTNKAIGVYGNKLAKTPNIDRIAKEGALFKNFFVTNSICGPSRATLLTGKYSHVNGFISNDKKFDINQFIFSRTLEDSGYQTAWIGKWHLETLPRDAFSYWNILPDQGYYFNPNFITQQNDTVSYKGYVTDIITDLSENWIKNRDHAKPFFLVIGEKATHREWLPAIEDLGSYDDVNFPIPASFYDTYDKRKAAGHQDMSIAETMKLGFDLKINVDYDTDWIYSRLDKEQRAAYKAYYGDKISKEFNEKKLSGKALAEWKYQRYMRDYFATANSLDRNIGKILDFLDTNGLAENTIVIYGSDQGFYLGEHGWFDKRFIYEESLRTPFMIRYPGVIKPGTVIEQSALNIDWAPTLLDMAAVQSPKEIQGNSFAKLLENKTIPWRDRIYYHYYEYPQPHRVMPHFGIRTTRYKLARFYGNENFWELYDLKKDPQELNNIYSQYENSKLVKKLKQDLNASIAEYKDDLAAQIISK from the coding sequence ATGAAATGTAATCTATGTATATCATTTATACTCTTATGTATATTAAATTCTTTTTCAAGTTCCGCTCAAACAGTAAAGAGTAAAAAACCGAATATTATTTTTATTTTATCAGATGATCATACGAATAAAGCAATAGGAGTATATGGCAATAAATTGGCAAAAACACCCAATATTGATCGTATTGCTAAAGAAGGGGCATTGTTCAAAAACTTTTTTGTCACAAACTCTATTTGTGGGCCTAGTCGAGCGACTTTACTTACAGGGAAATACAGTCATGTAAATGGATTTATTTCAAATGACAAAAAGTTTGATATCAATCAATTTATTTTTTCTCGAACCTTGGAAGATTCAGGATATCAAACCGCTTGGATAGGAAAATGGCACTTGGAAACATTACCTCGGGATGCTTTTAGCTATTGGAACATTCTTCCGGATCAAGGTTATTATTTTAATCCAAACTTTATTACACAACAAAACGATACGGTTAGTTATAAAGGCTATGTAACGGATATTATCACAGATCTTTCAGAGAATTGGATAAAAAATAGAGATCATGCAAAACCTTTTTTCTTAGTAATAGGAGAAAAGGCTACACATCGTGAGTGGTTACCTGCTATAGAGGACTTGGGGTCATATGATGATGTTAATTTCCCCATACCAGCATCTTTTTATGATACTTATGATAAGCGAAAAGCGGCAGGTCACCAAGATATGTCAATTGCGGAGACGATGAAATTAGGTTTTGATTTGAAAATAAATGTTGACTACGATACGGATTGGATTTATAGCAGGCTGGATAAAGAACAGAGGGCGGCGTATAAAGCTTATTATGGTGATAAAATAAGTAAAGAGTTTAACGAAAAAAAACTTTCTGGTAAGGCATTGGCAGAATGGAAATACCAACGGTATATGCGAGATTATTTTGCGACAGCTAATTCTTTGGATAGAAATATCGGTAAAATTCTAGACTTCTTAGATACTAATGGATTAGCCGAAAATACAATCGTCATTTATGGTTCAGATCAAGGTTTTTATTTGGGAGAACATGGTTGGTTTGATAAGCGCTTTATCTATGAGGAATCATTGAGAACTCCTTTTATGATCCGCTATCCAGGAGTCATTAAACCAGGAACAGTAATCGAGCAGTCGGCACTTAATATTGATTGGGCACCTACGTTGTTGGATATGGCTGCTGTGCAGAGTCCAAAAGAAATTCAAGGTAATTCCTTTGCTAAACTCTTAGAAAATAAAACAATCCCTTGGAGAGATCGGATTTATTATCATTATTATGAATATCCACAACCACATCGAGTAATGCCACATTTTGGCATACGAACAACAAGATATAAGTTGGCTCGATTTTATGGTAATGAAAATTTTTGGGAACTCTATGATTTAAAAAAGGATCCTCAGGAATTGAACAATATTTATAGTCAGTATGAGAATAGTAAACTGGTTAAGAAGTTAAAACAGGATTTGAATGCATCAATTGCGGAATATAAAGATGATTTAGCAGCACAAATTATCAGTAAATAA
- the rpoC gene encoding DNA-directed RNA polymerase subunit beta' encodes MSYKKDNKIKSNFTSITVSLASPETILERSSGEVVKPETINYRTYKPERDGLFCERIFGPVKDYECHCGKYKRIRYKGIVCDRCGVEVTEKKVRRERMGHISLVVPVAHIWYFRSLPNKIGYLLGLPTKKLDMIIYYERYVVIQAGIKEDDGINYMDFLTEEEYLDILDTLPKENQYLDDNDPQKFVAKMGAEALEELLKRIDLDKLSYDLRHQAANETSQQRKNEALKRLHVVEAFRGSRDRIENRPEWMIVKIVPIIPPELRPLVPLDGGRFATSDLNDLYRRVIIRNNRLKRLIEIKAPEVILRNEKRMLQEAVDSLFDNSRKVNAVKTEGNRALKSLSDILKGKQGRFRQNLLGKRVDYSARSVIVVGPHLKLHECGLPKDMAAELYKPFIIRKMIERGIVKTVKSAKKIVDRKDPVVWDILENVLKGHPVLLNRAPTLHRLGIQAFQPTLVEGKAIQLHPLVCTAFNADFDGDQMAVHLPLGNAAVLEAQVLMLAAHNILNPANGSPVTVPSQDMVLGLYYITKGRKSTEEKIVNGEGMTFYSAEEVIIALNEKKIDLHAFIKVKTKIRTKEGNIVDTLLDTTVGRVIFNQVVPHEVGFINELLTKKSLRNIIGEIVKTTGMARAAQFLDDMKELGFQTAFKGGLSFNLQDLNIPDAKADLIQQATNEVEDVMNNYNMGFITNNERYNQIIDIWTRINNKLTSHVMDILSNDNQGFNSVYMMLDSGARGSKEQIRQLCGMRGLMAKPQKSGSAGGEIIENPILSNFKEGLSVLEYFISTHGARKGLADTALKTADAGYLTRRLHDVAQDMIVIDQDCGGLRGIYTTALKDNDDVVEPLYDRILGRVSLYNVYDPESGELIVSANEDIEEDIAERIESSGIEGVEIRTVLTCEAKRGVCACCYGRNLASGKRVQLGEAVGVIAAQSIGEPGTQLTLRTFHVGGTASNIAAESQISSKYEGTVEFENVRTVSQEGEDGTHQVVLGRSGEIKILDATGKVVFQQNIPYGSQLFVEEGSKVLKGDKLVAWDPYNAVIISEFAGKVEFDAIVEGVTFREESDEQTGHKEKVIIETRDKTKNPAIKILDKKGEVIRTYNIPVGAHVSVADGVAVKEGGILVKIPRSTGKTRDITGGLPRVTELFEARNPSNPAVVTEIDGVVTLGGVKRGNREISIESRDGQIKKYLVPLSKHILVQDNDFIKAGMPLSDGSISPADILSIKGPSAVQHYIVNGIQEVYRLQGVKINDKHFETIVHQMMQKVNIEDPGDTRFLEKEAVNKWDFMEENDSLYDKKVVVEAGDSNDLRPGQIVSLRKLREENSSLRRRDLKLVEVRDAIPATSSPLLQGITRASLGTKSFISAASFQETTKVLNEAAIAGKRDNLLGLKENVIVGHLIPSGTGLRQYGNIIVGSREEYDQLLASKEED; translated from the coding sequence ATGTCTTACAAAAAAGATAATAAAATTAAAAGCAACTTTACATCAATTACTGTAAGCTTGGCGTCTCCAGAAACAATCTTAGAGCGTTCAAGTGGTGAAGTTGTAAAACCGGAAACGATTAACTATCGTACCTACAAACCAGAACGTGATGGTTTATTCTGTGAACGTATCTTTGGTCCTGTAAAGGATTATGAGTGTCACTGTGGTAAATACAAACGTATCCGTTATAAAGGTATCGTATGTGACCGTTGTGGTGTTGAAGTTACGGAGAAAAAAGTACGTCGTGAGCGTATGGGACACATTTCATTGGTTGTTCCTGTTGCTCATATCTGGTACTTCCGTTCTCTTCCAAATAAAATTGGTTATTTATTAGGTCTTCCTACTAAAAAATTAGACATGATTATCTACTACGAAAGATATGTAGTTATTCAGGCTGGTATTAAAGAGGATGATGGTATCAACTATATGGACTTCTTGACTGAAGAAGAATATTTAGATATTTTGGATACTTTACCTAAAGAAAACCAATATTTAGACGATAACGATCCTCAAAAATTCGTTGCTAAAATGGGTGCTGAGGCGTTAGAAGAATTGTTGAAACGTATTGATTTAGATAAATTATCTTATGATTTACGTCACCAAGCTGCTAATGAGACTTCTCAACAACGTAAAAATGAGGCATTAAAACGTCTTCATGTTGTAGAAGCATTCCGTGGTTCTAGAGATCGTATTGAAAATCGTCCAGAATGGATGATTGTTAAAATCGTTCCTATTATTCCACCAGAATTACGTCCTTTAGTTCCTTTAGATGGTGGTCGTTTTGCGACTTCAGATTTAAATGATTTATATCGTCGTGTTATTATCCGTAATAACCGTTTGAAACGTCTAATCGAAATCAAAGCTCCAGAAGTAATCTTACGTAATGAAAAACGTATGTTACAAGAAGCCGTAGATTCATTATTCGATAACTCACGTAAAGTTAACGCAGTGAAAACTGAAGGTAACCGTGCGTTGAAATCGTTATCTGATATCTTAAAAGGTAAACAAGGTCGTTTCCGTCAAAATTTATTAGGTAAGCGTGTGGATTATTCGGCTCGTTCGGTAATCGTCGTTGGACCTCACTTGAAATTACATGAGTGTGGTTTGCCTAAAGATATGGCAGCAGAACTTTACAAACCGTTTATCATCCGTAAGATGATCGAGCGTGGTATTGTGAAAACTGTAAAATCAGCTAAGAAAATTGTCGATCGTAAAGATCCAGTTGTTTGGGATATTTTAGAAAATGTGTTGAAAGGTCACCCGGTATTATTAAACCGTGCACCTACATTACACAGATTGGGTATTCAAGCGTTCCAACCTACTTTAGTAGAAGGTAAAGCGATTCAATTACACCCATTAGTGTGTACAGCATTCAACGCCGATTTTGATGGTGACCAGATGGCAGTCCACTTACCTTTAGGTAATGCTGCAGTTTTGGAAGCACAAGTTTTAATGTTGGCTGCTCACAATATCTTGAACCCTGCAAATGGTTCTCCTGTAACTGTACCTTCTCAGGATATGGTTTTGGGTCTTTATTATATTACTAAAGGCCGCAAAAGTACAGAAGAGAAAATTGTTAATGGGGAAGGAATGACTTTCTACTCTGCAGAAGAGGTGATTATCGCTTTGAATGAGAAGAAGATTGATTTGCATGCCTTCATTAAAGTAAAAACAAAAATCAGAACAAAAGAAGGTAATATCGTTGATACGTTATTAGATACAACAGTTGGACGTGTTATATTCAACCAGGTTGTGCCTCATGAGGTGGGATTCATTAACGAATTATTGACGAAAAAATCTTTACGTAATATCATTGGAGAAATTGTGAAAACTACGGGTATGGCTCGTGCTGCACAGTTCTTAGATGACATGAAAGAATTAGGTTTCCAAACAGCCTTTAAAGGTGGTTTGTCGTTCAACTTACAAGATTTGAACATTCCTGATGCGAAGGCTGATTTAATTCAACAAGCAACAAACGAAGTTGAAGACGTAATGAATAACTATAATATGGGTTTCATTACAAACAACGAACGTTATAATCAAATCATTGATATTTGGACACGTATCAACAATAAGTTGACATCACACGTAATGGATATCTTATCGAATGACAACCAAGGATTCAACTCGGTATACATGATGCTTGATTCTGGTGCACGTGGTTCGAAAGAGCAAATTCGTCAGTTGTGTGGTATGCGTGGTTTGATGGCTAAACCTCAGAAATCTGGTTCAGCTGGTGGTGAAATTATTGAAAACCCGATTTTATCTAACTTTAAAGAGGGTCTTTCCGTATTAGAATACTTTATCTCTACCCACGGTGCGCGTAAAGGTCTTGCCGATACAGCTTTGAAAACGGCGGATGCGGGTTACTTAACTCGTCGTTTACATGACGTGGCACAAGATATGATCGTTATTGATCAAGATTGTGGAGGTTTAAGAGGTATTTATACGACAGCATTAAAAGATAATGATGATGTTGTTGAACCATTATACGATCGTATTTTAGGTCGTGTGTCGTTATACAATGTGTATGATCCTGAATCTGGAGAGTTAATCGTTTCTGCAAATGAAGATATTGAGGAAGATATTGCAGAACGTATCGAAAGCTCTGGTATTGAGGGTGTTGAAATTCGTACGGTATTAACATGTGAAGCGAAACGTGGTGTATGTGCTTGTTGTTATGGTCGTAACTTGGCTTCTGGTAAACGTGTTCAGTTGGGAGAGGCTGTCGGAGTTATCGCAGCGCAATCAATTGGTGAGCCGGGTACACAGTTGACACTTCGTACGTTCCACGTCGGTGGTACGGCATCTAACATTGCTGCTGAGTCTCAAATTTCTTCTAAATACGAAGGTACAGTCGAATTCGAAAATGTACGTACAGTATCGCAAGAAGGTGAAGATGGTACACATCAAGTCGTATTGGGTCGTTCAGGGGAGATCAAAATTTTGGACGCAACAGGTAAAGTTGTATTCCAACAAAATATCCCTTACGGTTCTCAATTATTTGTTGAAGAAGGTAGCAAAGTTTTAAAAGGTGATAAATTAGTTGCATGGGATCCATACAATGCGGTTATTATCTCTGAGTTTGCTGGTAAAGTAGAATTTGATGCCATTGTTGAAGGGGTAACCTTCCGCGAAGAATCAGATGAACAAACTGGTCACAAAGAGAAAGTAATTATTGAAACGCGTGATAAAACGAAAAACCCTGCTATCAAAATTTTAGATAAAAAAGGTGAAGTTATTCGTACATACAACATTCCAGTAGGAGCTCACGTTTCTGTAGCGGATGGTGTTGCTGTAAAAGAGGGTGGTATCTTAGTGAAGATCCCTCGTTCTACAGGTAAAACACGAGATATTACAGGGGGTCTTCCTCGTGTAACAGAATTGTTCGAAGCACGTAACCCTTCTAATCCAGCAGTTGTGACTGAGATTGATGGTGTGGTAACATTAGGTGGTGTTAAACGTGGTAACCGTGAGATCTCTATCGAGTCTCGTGATGGCCAAATTAAAAAATACTTAGTTCCACTTTCTAAACATATCTTAGTACAGGATAATGACTTTATCAAAGCGGGTATGCCTTTATCAGATGGTTCGATCTCTCCAGCAGATATCTTATCTATCAAAGGTCCTTCAGCGGTACAACATTATATTGTAAATGGTATTCAAGAGGTTTACCGTCTTCAAGGTGTAAAAATCAATGATAAACACTTTGAAACAATTGTTCACCAAATGATGCAAAAAGTGAATATTGAAGATCCAGGAGATACACGTTTCTTAGAAAAAGAAGCCGTGAACAAATGGGATTTCATGGAAGAAAATGATTCACTTTACGACAAAAAAGTTGTTGTTGAAGCTGGTGATTCAAATGATCTACGTCCAGGACAAATTGTTTCATTACGTAAATTACGTGAAGAAAATTCAAGCTTGAGACGTCGTGATTTAAAACTAGTAGAAGTGCGTGATGCAATTCCTGCGACATCAAGTCCATTATTGCAAGGTATCACAAGAGCTTCGTTAGGTACGAAATCATTTATCTCTGCAGCGTCCTTCCAAGAGACTACAAAAGTCTTGAATGAGGCAGCTATCGCAGGTAAACGTGATAATCTATTAGGATTGAAAGAAAACGTAATTGTAGGTCACTTAATTCCTTCAGGTACAGGTCTTCGTCAATATGGTAATATCATCGTAGGTTCTCGTGAAGAATACGATCAATTATTAGCTTCTAAAGAAGAGGATTAA
- the rpoB gene encoding DNA-directed RNA polymerase subunit beta, with the protein MANNNIQQERVNFATSRKVLEYPDFLDVQLQSFKEFFQLETTSDNRHQEGLFKVFSENFPISDSRNIFVLEFLDYFIDPPRYDIQECIERGLTYSVPLKAKLKLSCNDEEHEDFETIVQDVYLGTIPYMTPKGTFVINGAERVIVSQLHRSPGVFFGQSRHTNGTKLYSARVIPFKGSWIEFATDVNNVMYAYIDRKKKFPVTTLLRAIGYDSDKDILELFDLADEIKVSKSGLKKYVGRRLAARVLKKWIEDFVDEDTGEVVSIDRNEIILERETVLEEDHIDLIIDAGVKSIILAKEDASNNADYSIIYNTLQKDTSNSEKEAVEHIYRQLRNAEPPDEETARGIIDRLFFSDKRYDLGDVGRYRINRKLKLNTPDETKVLTREDIIAIVKYLINLINSKAEVDDIDHLSNRRVRTVGEQLYAQFGVGLSRMARTIRERMNIRDNEVFTPTDLINARTLSSVINSFFGTNQLSQFMDQTNPLAEITHKRRLSALGPGGLSRERAGFEVRDVHYTHYGRLCTIETPEGPNIGLISSLAVHAKINNLGFIETPYRRVQDGRVVVEEPVHYLSAEDEDEKTIGQANAKYDDGGNFIDAKVKARYFGDFPVIEPTRLDYMDVAPNQITSIAASLIPFLEHDDANRALMGSNMQRQAVPILRPQAPIVGTGLEGRVAKDSRTLINAEGNGIVEYVDADEIKIRYDRTDDDRLVSFDDDVRTYRLIKFKKTNQNTCMNLKPIVRKGQRVEKGQVLCEGYATENGELALGRNLKVAFMPWQGYNFEDAIVISERVAKEDWFTSLHIEEFELEVRDTKRGEEELTADIPNVSEEATKDLDENGIIRIGAEVNGGDILIGKITPKGESDPSPEEKLLRAIFGDKAGDVKDASLKASPSLKGVVIDTKLFARAKKLSKEVERKTLEKLETAHERAVKVLKERLVEKLFTIVNGKTSQGIYNVYKELLVAKGSKFTQKILAELDYNNINPTGWTTDEDKNEMIKASLHFYNIKLNEELGAFKRDKFAVSVGDELPSGIVQMAKVYVAKKRKLKVGDKMAGRHGNKGIVARIVRDEDMPFLDDGTPVDIVLNPLGVPSRMNLGQIYETVLGWAGQKLGVKFATPIFDGAEKEEVEDWVAKAGLPASGRTYLYNGLTGERFDQPTTVGVIYMLKLGHMVDDKMHARSIGPYSLITQQPLGGKAQFGGQRFGEMEVWALEAFGASNILQEILTVKSDDVVGRAKTYEAIVKGNNLPTPSVPESFNVLVHELRGLGLDITLD; encoded by the coding sequence TTGGCAAACAATAATATTCAACAAGAAAGAGTAAATTTTGCAACAAGCAGGAAAGTTCTGGAATATCCAGATTTCTTAGATGTGCAATTGCAATCTTTCAAGGAGTTTTTTCAACTAGAAACTACTTCTGACAACCGCCATCAGGAAGGGCTGTTCAAGGTATTCTCGGAAAACTTCCCTATTTCTGATTCAAGAAACATTTTTGTGCTAGAGTTTTTGGATTATTTCATTGATCCTCCTCGCTATGATATACAAGAATGTATCGAACGTGGGTTAACTTATAGCGTTCCTTTAAAGGCAAAGTTAAAGTTATCTTGTAATGATGAAGAACACGAAGATTTCGAAACTATTGTACAGGACGTATACTTGGGTACCATCCCATATATGACACCGAAAGGTACTTTCGTGATTAATGGTGCAGAGCGTGTGATCGTATCTCAATTACACCGTTCACCAGGCGTTTTCTTTGGTCAAAGTAGACACACAAATGGTACTAAACTTTATTCTGCAAGGGTAATTCCTTTTAAAGGATCTTGGATTGAATTTGCAACTGACGTAAATAACGTCATGTATGCTTATATCGACCGTAAGAAAAAATTCCCAGTTACTACTTTATTACGTGCTATCGGTTACGATTCAGATAAGGATATCTTAGAATTATTTGATCTTGCTGACGAAATTAAAGTAAGTAAATCTGGTCTTAAAAAATATGTTGGTCGTCGTTTGGCGGCAAGGGTATTGAAAAAATGGATTGAAGATTTCGTTGATGAAGATACTGGTGAAGTAGTATCCATCGATCGTAATGAAATCATCCTTGAACGTGAGACTGTTTTAGAAGAAGATCACATTGACTTGATCATCGATGCTGGAGTAAAATCTATTATTTTAGCAAAAGAAGATGCATCAAACAATGCTGACTATTCAATCATATATAACACATTACAAAAAGATACGTCAAACTCTGAGAAAGAGGCGGTAGAACATATCTATCGTCAATTGCGTAACGCTGAACCACCTGATGAGGAAACTGCTCGTGGTATCATCGATCGTTTATTCTTCTCAGATAAACGTTACGATTTGGGTGATGTAGGTCGTTACCGCATTAACCGTAAATTGAAATTAAATACTCCAGATGAGACGAAGGTATTGACTCGTGAAGATATCATCGCTATCGTGAAGTATTTGATTAACTTAATCAACTCTAAAGCTGAGGTGGATGATATTGACCACTTATCTAATCGTCGTGTACGTACAGTAGGTGAGCAATTATACGCGCAATTTGGAGTAGGTCTTTCTCGTATGGCACGTACGATTCGTGAGCGTATGAACATTCGTGATAATGAGGTGTTCACACCTACAGATTTAATTAACGCACGTACGTTATCATCGGTTATTAATTCTTTCTTTGGTACTAACCAGTTATCACAGTTCATGGACCAAACGAATCCTTTAGCAGAAATCACGCACAAGCGTCGTCTTTCAGCTTTAGGTCCAGGTGGTCTTTCTCGTGAGCGTGCAGGTTTCGAAGTTCGTGACGTTCACTATACGCACTACGGTCGTTTGTGTACAATCGAAACTCCTGAAGGACCAAATATTGGTTTGATTTCATCATTAGCTGTTCACGCTAAGATTAATAATTTAGGTTTTATTGAAACTCCATACCGTCGTGTTCAAGATGGTCGTGTAGTGGTTGAAGAGCCTGTTCATTATTTATCTGCAGAGGACGAGGATGAAAAAACTATTGGTCAAGCAAATGCAAAATATGATGATGGCGGTAATTTTATCGATGCTAAAGTAAAGGCAAGATATTTTGGTGACTTCCCGGTAATCGAACCTACGCGTTTGGATTATATGGACGTTGCTCCTAACCAGATTACATCTATTGCGGCTTCATTAATTCCTTTCTTGGAGCATGATGATGCCAACCGTGCATTGATGGGATCAAACATGCAGCGTCAAGCTGTTCCAATTTTACGTCCACAAGCACCTATCGTCGGTACTGGTCTAGAAGGCCGTGTTGCGAAAGATTCTCGTACATTAATTAATGCAGAGGGTAATGGTATTGTTGAATATGTAGATGCGGATGAAATTAAAATTCGTTATGACCGTACAGATGATGACCGTTTAGTGTCATTTGATGATGATGTCAGAACATATCGATTGATCAAATTCAAGAAAACCAATCAAAATACTTGTATGAACTTGAAACCTATCGTAAGAAAAGGTCAACGAGTTGAAAAAGGACAAGTATTATGTGAAGGTTATGCAACTGAAAATGGTGAATTAGCATTAGGACGTAACTTGAAAGTAGCATTCATGCCTTGGCAAGGATATAACTTTGAGGATGCGATCGTAATTTCTGAGCGTGTAGCAAAAGAAGACTGGTTTACTTCTCTTCATATTGAAGAGTTTGAATTGGAAGTTCGTGATACAAAACGTGGTGAAGAGGAATTAACGGCAGATATCCCGAATGTTTCGGAAGAAGCAACTAAAGACTTGGACGAAAACGGTATTATCCGTATTGGTGCTGAAGTGAATGGTGGTGATATCTTGATTGGTAAAATTACACCTAAAGGTGAATCTGATCCTTCTCCAGAAGAGAAATTATTACGTGCGATCTTTGGTGACAAAGCTGGTGATGTGAAAGATGCTTCATTGAAAGCTTCTCCTTCACTGAAAGGTGTTGTTATCGATACGAAGTTATTTGCTCGTGCTAAAAAATTATCGAAAGAAGTTGAACGTAAAACATTAGAGAAATTAGAGACAGCACACGAAAGAGCTGTTAAAGTTTTGAAAGAGCGATTAGTAGAGAAATTATTTACGATCGTAAATGGAAAAACTTCTCAAGGTATCTACAATGTTTATAAAGAATTGTTAGTAGCGAAAGGATCTAAGTTTACACAAAAAATCTTAGCTGAATTAGACTACAATAATATCAACCCAACAGGTTGGACAACAGATGAAGATAAGAATGAAATGATTAAAGCTTCTTTACACTTCTATAACATCAAGTTAAATGAAGAGTTAGGTGCTTTCAAACGTGATAAGTTCGCAGTTTCTGTCGGTGATGAATTACCATCAGGTATTGTTCAAATGGCTAAAGTTTACGTTGCTAAAAAACGTAAATTGAAAGTAGGGGATAAGATGGCAGGTCGTCACGGTAATAAAGGTATTGTTGCACGTATTGTACGTGATGAAGATATGCCTTTCTTAGACGACGGAACACCAGTAGATATCGTGTTAAATCCATTAGGTGTACCTTCTCGTATGAACTTAGGACAGATTTACGAAACTGTTTTAGGTTGGGCTGGTCAAAAACTAGGTGTTAAATTTGCGACTCCTATTTTTGATGGTGCGGAAAAAGAAGAGGTAGAAGATTGGGTTGCTAAAGCAGGTTTACCAGCTTCAGGTAGAACTTACCTTTATAATGGTTTAACAGGTGAGCGTTTTGACCAACCAACGACAGTTGGGGTGATCTATATGTTAAAATTAGGTCACATGGTTGATGATAAAATGCACGCTCGTTCTATCGGACCATATTCATTGATTACACAACAACCATTGGGTGGTAAAGCTCAATTCGGGGGTCAGCGTTTTGGTGAGATGGAGGTTTGGGCTTTAGAGGCATTTGGTGCATCTAATATCCTACAAGAAATCTTAACTGTTAAATCGGATGATGTTGTTGGGCGTGCGAAAACTTACGAGGCTATCGTAAAAGGAAACAATTTGCCAACACCATCTGTACCAGAATCGTTCAACGTATTGGTACATGAGTTACGTGGTTTAGGTTTAGATATCACATTGGATTAA